The following proteins are co-located in the Desulfatitalea tepidiphila genome:
- a CDS encoding carbon-nitrogen hydrolase family protein, with translation MVKAAAVQMDIQLGQTHLNKERILAYAQNTPADLLVFPECANSGYCFNSLEDAMPHAEVVPGAFTDSLLSVARDMGRSLAVGILEKKGAALRNTAVLATPEGNLRVYRKSHLPYLGVDRFVTPGSELPIFQTAFGRVGMIICYECRFPEVARSMSLQGADLLIGLSNWPVGAMVIPTLLVAARAAENHVWIVSSNRVGLEQGSRFIGKSMIIDPDGQIIASLPEGNEETVSADLDLSISKAKHFVRKPKAYEIDLFMDRRPELYGTVTQEG, from the coding sequence ATGGTAAAGGCGGCAGCCGTTCAGATGGATATCCAATTAGGCCAGACGCACCTGAACAAGGAACGTATTCTTGCCTATGCCCAAAACACGCCGGCCGATCTGTTGGTGTTTCCTGAATGTGCCAATTCCGGGTATTGTTTTAACAGCCTGGAGGATGCGATGCCCCATGCGGAGGTTGTTCCCGGAGCGTTCACCGATAGCTTGCTCTCCGTTGCACGGGATATGGGCCGCAGCCTCGCTGTTGGCATCCTCGAAAAGAAAGGCGCGGCGTTAAGAAATACGGCCGTGCTTGCCACACCGGAAGGTAATCTTCGCGTCTACCGGAAAAGTCATCTGCCGTATCTCGGCGTGGATCGATTCGTCACGCCAGGATCTGAGCTGCCAATATTTCAGACTGCTTTTGGGCGGGTCGGGATGATCATCTGCTACGAGTGCCGATTTCCAGAGGTGGCGCGAAGCATGTCCCTGCAGGGGGCTGATCTTCTGATTGGGCTGAGCAACTGGCCTGTAGGAGCCATGGTTATACCGACTCTTTTGGTGGCGGCGCGGGCTGCGGAAAACCATGTATGGATCGTCTCGTCCAATAGGGTCGGGCTGGAGCAAGGATCCAGGTTTATCGGAAAGTCGATGATCATCGATCCCGATGGTCAGATCATTGCCAGTCTACCAGAGGGCAACGAGGAGACCGTCAGCGCCGATTTGGACCTGTCGATTTCAAAAGCAAAACACTTTGTAAGAAAACCGAAGGCGTACGAGATCGATCTTTTCATGGATCGCCGCCCGGAACTGTACGGGACTGTCACGCAGGAGGGCTAA
- a CDS encoding IclR family transcriptional regulator — translation MIQDVEQHQETAVLKSAYIIRCALARKFQNEQSIRILSHDILQELALAIGEDITVAVVDDSHKEVIFVDRIYGEARISFYCDVGRRLPLHVGAAAKAILAQLPDNEFETSLKDLSPVELTPYTIKSASQIRMERNAIRQKGYSFSNQEVDEGVSALGACILDRTGYPSAGVAIASLHVKMTDQRVKELGERLRKAVSEISSYCGYGVVKDAAFKN, via the coding sequence GGTGTGCACTCGCCCGTAAATTCCAGAACGAGCAAAGCATTCGAATACTTTCCCATGATATCCTCCAGGAACTCGCTTTGGCAATTGGCGAAGACATTACCGTTGCAGTAGTGGACGATAGCCATAAAGAGGTCATTTTCGTGGACAGAATATACGGTGAAGCTCGCATCAGCTTTTACTGCGATGTGGGCAGGCGTCTTCCCTTGCATGTGGGGGCCGCCGCCAAAGCGATTCTGGCCCAACTTCCGGACAATGAATTCGAAACATCTCTAAAAGACCTTTCACCGGTCGAGTTGACGCCTTACACCATCAAGTCCGCCAGCCAGATCCGAATGGAACGCAACGCAATCCGGCAAAAAGGTTATTCCTTCAGCAACCAGGAGGTAGACGAGGGGGTTTCGGCACTGGGTGCCTGCATCCTGGACAGGACAGGATACCCCTCGGCCGGTGTTGCGATTGCCTCGCTGCATGTCAAGATGACGGACCAGAGAGTAAAAGAACTTGGAGAGCGTCTCAGAAAAGCCGTTTCCGAGATCTCATCCTATTGCGGTTATGGTGTTGTAAAAGATGCAGCTTTCAAGAATTGA
- a CDS encoding ABC transporter substrate-binding protein, with protein sequence MKKVLIVACVVLLAVSAWAAEPVKIGVVLPFSGPVGADGQRTFSGIQLAADQINASGGIKVKNEMRQIELVREDSTCNPRMSVTAVEKLMTRDKVSSVIGDFCSTSTLADAEVAKRNEVPQITPISIAPPITQQGNIWIFRNCDNSDMMARAFVKDAVNSLGIKRWAFLARNDDYGRGGVESLGSLVKKEGGEVVAVEYHPQGATDYYTLLTKIRAKKPDGVALIANTAEHSVATNQMAEIGMTKEARLMDPTSAYFNPDFMKLTGDNSNGLVGPTRYVHIIDTPENKKFVDEYYKVNNQYPDKFAMSGYETLKIIGQAIEMAGSSAPADVREALTKIRYKSVQGREIYFDENNQIVLDEYLIQVKDGNYEILSKVSGESIIK encoded by the coding sequence ATGAAAAAAGTATTGATTGTTGCGTGTGTGGTTCTTCTGGCTGTTTCAGCCTGGGCAGCAGAGCCGGTTAAAATTGGCGTGGTACTCCCATTTTCCGGCCCGGTGGGGGCCGATGGACAGCGTACTTTTAGCGGCATTCAGCTCGCGGCGGATCAGATCAACGCCAGTGGGGGCATCAAGGTTAAGAATGAAATGCGGCAGATTGAACTGGTCCGGGAGGATAGCACTTGTAACCCGCGGATGTCCGTCACGGCCGTCGAAAAATTGATGACCCGCGACAAGGTCTCTTCAGTGATAGGTGATTTTTGCAGCACTTCCACCCTGGCTGACGCAGAGGTGGCAAAACGCAATGAGGTTCCTCAGATCACACCCATTTCCATCGCACCACCGATCACCCAGCAGGGCAACATATGGATTTTCCGCAACTGCGATAACTCCGACATGATGGCACGCGCCTTCGTCAAGGATGCCGTCAATTCGTTGGGTATCAAACGCTGGGCTTTTCTTGCCCGAAATGACGACTACGGTAGGGGCGGCGTTGAATCTTTGGGATCCCTCGTAAAAAAAGAGGGTGGTGAAGTGGTCGCTGTCGAGTACCACCCCCAGGGCGCAACGGATTATTACACCCTGTTGACCAAGATCAGGGCAAAAAAGCCTGACGGTGTTGCGTTGATTGCTAATACTGCGGAACATTCAGTGGCGACCAACCAAATGGCTGAGATCGGCATGACCAAGGAAGCCCGGCTCATGGACCCGACCAGCGCATATTTCAATCCGGACTTCATGAAGCTGACCGGCGATAACTCCAACGGATTGGTCGGGCCCACCAGGTATGTGCATATCATCGACACTCCCGAGAACAAGAAGTTTGTCGATGAATATTACAAAGTCAACAACCAATACCCTGACAAATTCGCGATGAGTGGCTATGAAACCCTGAAAATTATCGGCCAGGCCATTGAGATGGCCGGCAGCTCGGCTCCAGCGGATGTGCGAGAAGCCTTGACCAAAATTCGATACAAAAGCGTGCAGGGAAGAGAAATCTACTTTGACGAAAACAACCAGATCGTGCTTGACGAATACCTCATTCAGGTCAAGGACGGCAACTACGAAATCCTTAGCAAGGTCAGCGGCGAGTCGATCATTAAATAG
- a CDS encoding ABC transporter ATP-binding protein — translation MLELKDIHVAYDHVPALRGVSLGVEPGEIVALIGANGAGKSTTLRAIQGIVKTGKGDIFWEGSRITGTPPHKVVQKGIAHCPEGRQVFPSMTVEENLNMGATSLANHERKKELLAYVYERFPRLAERKRQFAGSLSGGEQQMLAIGRALMASPKLLMLDEPSMGLAPILVESIFSMIKAINEQGISILLVEQNAYMALENSTRAYVIENGEIQLSGFSEELMDNEHVRQAYLGI, via the coding sequence GTGCTGGAGCTTAAGGATATCCACGTTGCCTATGACCACGTGCCTGCCCTGCGGGGTGTCTCGTTGGGTGTCGAACCAGGGGAAATTGTGGCGCTCATCGGTGCAAATGGAGCTGGGAAATCGACGACCCTCAGGGCGATACAGGGGATCGTAAAAACCGGGAAAGGGGATATCTTCTGGGAGGGAAGCCGGATCACCGGTACGCCGCCCCACAAGGTTGTTCAAAAAGGAATTGCCCATTGTCCGGAAGGACGTCAGGTTTTTCCAAGCATGACGGTCGAAGAGAATCTAAACATGGGCGCCACATCTCTTGCCAATCATGAACGCAAGAAGGAGCTCTTGGCCTATGTCTATGAGCGATTTCCGCGCCTGGCCGAACGCAAACGCCAATTCGCAGGAAGCTTATCCGGCGGTGAGCAGCAGATGCTGGCCATCGGCCGGGCTCTGATGGCCAGCCCCAAGCTTCTGATGCTCGATGAACCCTCCATGGGGCTGGCGCCCATCCTGGTCGAATCTATTTTCAGTATGATCAAGGCGATCAACGAGCAGGGGATCTCCATCTTGCTGGTGGAGCAGAATGCCTATATGGCTTTGGAGAATTCTACCCGTGCTTATGTGATCGAAAACGGTGAGATACAGCTATCCGGCTTCTCTGAGGAATTGATGGACAATGAGCATGTTCGGCAGGCATACCTGGGCATATAG
- a CDS encoding acetamidase/formamidase family protein produces MQLSRIEDHTHYCFADVVAPVLSIRSGTRLTVETRDASNGQIRPDLNTPVDRSRLLPVTGPVAMEGAQPGDAVSIHIEKIDFAEAGYAWVRPGLGILNIDTEGPYYAKRIEVTSEGFCLADDHKIPLRPMVGIIGVGTPEEITTRLPGRHGGNMDCVDVAPGNTLWLPALIPGANISFGDVHAAMGEGEVSGTGVEIDAEVTVTLNLHPGVLIDGPVIVTPRKTVFLASASEFLQAARSALGRAVEALVIRNGFTKKEAYMVASLTGNARICQLVNGDVTAAYELPKEVFTW; encoded by the coding sequence ATGCAGCTTTCAAGAATTGAGGATCATACCCATTATTGCTTTGCTGATGTCGTCGCGCCGGTCCTTTCCATCCGGTCTGGGACCAGGCTCACAGTGGAGACCCGCGATGCCTCAAATGGCCAAATCCGGCCGGACCTGAACACACCGGTGGACCGCTCTCGTCTTCTTCCGGTGACTGGCCCTGTGGCGATGGAAGGTGCCCAACCAGGAGATGCCGTCTCAATTCATATTGAAAAGATCGATTTTGCGGAGGCCGGATATGCATGGGTTCGGCCTGGATTGGGAATTCTAAATATTGACACCGAAGGCCCTTATTACGCCAAACGCATAGAAGTGACATCGGAAGGGTTTTGCCTGGCTGACGACCACAAAATTCCTCTCCGACCGATGGTCGGAATTATCGGGGTGGGTACCCCGGAGGAGATTACGACCCGCCTTCCGGGACGCCACGGCGGGAACATGGACTGTGTGGACGTGGCACCGGGCAATACGCTCTGGCTGCCGGCATTGATCCCAGGTGCCAACATTTCTTTTGGAGACGTCCACGCGGCCATGGGAGAAGGCGAGGTCAGTGGCACTGGCGTGGAGATAGACGCCGAAGTCACGGTCACGCTCAATTTGCATCCCGGAGTCCTCATAGACGGACCAGTCATCGTTACCCCTAGAAAGACAGTTTTTCTGGCATCTGCATCCGAGTTCCTGCAAGCCGCTCGATCAGCACTCGGTAGAGCGGTTGAAGCCTTGGTCATCCGAAATGGGTTCACTAAAAAAGAAGCCTACATGGTGGCCTCCCTCACCGGCAATGCCCGTATTTGCCAGTTGGTAAATGGTGATGTTACAGCCGCGTATGAGCTGCCAAAGGAGGTGTTCACATGGTAA
- a CDS encoding branched-chain amino acid ABC transporter permease: MVEFIPQLIANGIVLGSIYVMVALGLTLIFGIVDVVNFAHGEFYMLGAFIALMCVVKLGIPYLPAIVATAVIISVFGLATEKILIRSLRKRNPHPINYVLVTVGLSSFLLYGINFVFGPDLRQIPSPFMKQVLHLGNVYITTHRILVVLVAAILVGALGYFIKYTSLGNQMRATAQNFQAAKIVGVNTDRIFSLTFLIGSMLAGIAGALVGAMFVTEPTMGIHIIVKAFIVVIVGGMGSIKGSIVTGLGLGLVETLAGAVMPAEFLDIIGFSIMIIVLLTKPTGIFGTKGNVSA; this comes from the coding sequence ATGGTTGAATTCATCCCCCAGCTCATCGCCAACGGGATCGTACTCGGAAGCATTTACGTCATGGTGGCCCTCGGTTTGACCCTCATCTTCGGCATCGTGGACGTCGTCAACTTCGCCCACGGTGAGTTTTACATGCTCGGTGCGTTCATTGCGCTTATGTGCGTCGTTAAACTCGGAATTCCGTATCTGCCAGCTATCGTGGCGACAGCCGTAATCATTTCAGTCTTTGGGTTAGCCACGGAAAAAATTCTCATTCGTTCCTTAAGAAAGCGCAACCCACACCCAATCAATTATGTGTTGGTCACCGTCGGGCTCTCCAGCTTTTTGCTATACGGAATCAATTTTGTTTTCGGGCCGGACCTCAGGCAGATTCCGTCACCTTTCATGAAACAGGTGCTGCATCTTGGAAACGTTTACATCACGACGCACCGAATACTCGTTGTCCTCGTTGCAGCTATCCTGGTTGGGGCTCTGGGCTACTTTATCAAGTACACCTCTTTGGGTAATCAGATGCGGGCCACTGCCCAGAATTTCCAAGCCGCAAAAATCGTCGGGGTTAACACCGATCGCATCTTTTCCTTAACATTTCTGATTGGATCCATGCTTGCGGGAATCGCCGGCGCTCTCGTCGGTGCGATGTTTGTCACCGAGCCCACCATGGGAATTCACATCATCGTCAAGGCATTCATCGTCGTGATCGTCGGCGGTATGGGTAGCATCAAGGGCTCCATTGTTACCGGGCTGGGCCTCGGCCTGGTGGAGACCCTAGCTGGTGCCGTGATGCCGGCGGAATTCTTGGATATCATCGGTTTTTCGATCATGATCATCGTGCTGCTCACCAAACCCACTGGAATATTCGGGACGAAGGGGAATGTCAGTGCATAA
- a CDS encoding ABC transporter ATP-binding protein, which produces MAFLSIDNISKSFGGLSANREITLSIKEHEIVSIIGPNGAGKTTLFNIITGVEPSDSGSVRFAGADITAMATPEIARLGLVRTFQQTKIFRDLTVVEAVMIGHHLHDRTGLLGAFLSNRFAREQRKKKLEIALEILEFIGMADRKDSITQNLPYGEQKLLNIAIALAAKPKLLLMDEPAAGMNPTESMRMMETIRRIKETGITVGLVEHNMRLVMNISERVFVLNYGELIAEGRPEEIRNNQKVVEVYLGRQSRAGA; this is translated from the coding sequence ATGGCTTTTTTGAGCATTGACAACATATCGAAGTCATTCGGCGGCCTGAGTGCCAACCGAGAGATCACGCTGTCGATAAAAGAACATGAAATTGTCAGCATCATTGGCCCAAACGGTGCTGGAAAGACCACCCTCTTCAATATCATCACCGGAGTGGAGCCTTCCGATTCAGGTTCTGTCAGGTTTGCCGGTGCGGATATCACCGCGATGGCCACGCCAGAAATCGCCCGGCTCGGATTGGTTCGCACATTTCAACAAACCAAGATTTTCCGCGATCTCACCGTGGTCGAGGCCGTGATGATCGGTCATCATCTCCATGACCGCACAGGCTTGTTAGGGGCGTTTTTGTCGAACCGTTTTGCCCGGGAGCAGCGGAAAAAGAAGCTCGAAATCGCTCTCGAAATTCTCGAGTTCATCGGGATGGCCGATCGGAAAGACTCAATTACACAGAACCTGCCCTATGGGGAACAAAAGCTGCTCAATATCGCCATCGCCCTGGCGGCAAAACCCAAGCTGCTTCTGATGGACGAACCTGCGGCAGGAATGAATCCCACGGAATCCATGCGCATGATGGAAACCATTCGCAGAATCAAAGAGACAGGAATTACCGTGGGCCTGGTCGAACACAACATGCGGCTGGTGATGAACATCTCGGAACGGGTATTTGTCTTAAATTATGGGGAACTCATCGCCGAAGGGCGCCCTGAAGAGATCCGCAACAATCAAAAGGTGGTAGAAGTCTATCTCGGGAGACAGAGCCGTGCTGGAGCTTAA
- a CDS encoding branched-chain amino acid ABC transporter permease, with protein sequence MHKSGITAALFVAVLLLPVVFSEPFYQHIMIAAGINIILAVSLGIIVGYLGELSLSHGAFYGIGAYTSALLMTKLSLPFVLAFPLAIIFTGLMGFLIGIPALRLSGHYFAIATLGFQGIVILLIINMVDLTRGPMGLSGIPSPGAFDLFGITISFQDKIPFYYLTVAVMSVVLLLTRNLIGYKYGQAFIATREDPLLAASIGVKPRKYRMLAFVISTAMAGAAGSLYSHYTLFISPDSFHLGESIYIATMVIIGGRGTILGPLVGAILLTTLPEALRFTGDLQFVLYGLMLMLVVVFMPKGVIGIFDHLKQPRTQQNNHAG encoded by the coding sequence GTGCATAAAAGCGGAATAACAGCGGCCCTGTTCGTTGCGGTGCTCTTGTTGCCCGTGGTATTCAGCGAGCCCTTTTATCAACACATAATGATCGCTGCGGGCATCAATATTATTCTGGCCGTCAGTCTGGGTATCATTGTTGGCTATCTGGGAGAGCTCTCCTTAAGTCACGGCGCTTTTTACGGCATCGGGGCCTATACCTCGGCGCTTCTCATGACCAAGCTGAGCCTGCCTTTTGTGCTCGCATTTCCCCTGGCAATCATCTTTACGGGGTTGATGGGGTTTTTGATTGGCATCCCCGCCCTGAGACTCAGCGGCCATTACTTCGCCATTGCTACACTGGGTTTTCAAGGGATCGTCATCTTGCTGATCATTAACATGGTCGATCTGACCCGAGGACCGATGGGCCTGTCGGGTATCCCTTCGCCAGGGGCCTTCGACCTTTTCGGCATCACGATCTCGTTTCAGGATAAAATCCCATTTTACTACCTGACCGTTGCCGTAATGTCCGTCGTCCTGCTTTTGACGCGCAATCTCATCGGTTACAAATACGGCCAGGCTTTTATTGCCACCCGGGAGGATCCCCTGCTGGCGGCCTCCATCGGCGTCAAACCACGCAAGTACCGAATGCTGGCCTTTGTGATCAGCACGGCCATGGCCGGTGCTGCTGGAAGTCTCTATTCCCACTATACGCTGTTTATCAGTCCGGATTCGTTTCACCTGGGTGAATCGATTTATATCGCTACCATGGTGATTATCGGCGGCCGCGGTACGATTCTCGGACCACTCGTCGGCGCCATACTCCTGACGACCCTGCCCGAGGCCCTGCGTTTTACAGGAGACCTGCAATTTGTCTTGTACGGATTGATGCTGATGCTGGTGGTCGTTTTCATGCCAAAGGGGGTAATCGGGATATTCGACCATTTGAAACAGCCTCGGACGCAACAAAATAACCATGCGGGTTGA